The proteins below come from a single Mya arenaria isolate MELC-2E11 chromosome 8, ASM2691426v1 genomic window:
- the LOC128244091 gene encoding uncharacterized protein LOC128244091 encodes MRSVDEIKTMWRNAKGRVKEKVDKSKMTGAGVIEPLTACEEFVSNHMYANNQCQLLGIPGGSETATYVAQSLPSGQEITRDDGLIVLHLDDNMNISDIIQTPSPVRDEQDCDRQAAEKKPMLKGNKSTLKRKGERTEDLYELEEQRLNAELKSFRA; translated from the exons ATGAGGAGTGTTGACGAGATTAAGACGATGTGGAGAAACGCAAAAGGACGAG TAAAAGAAAAGGtagataaaagtaaaatgacTGGTGCTGGTGTGATTGAGCCCCTAACAGCATGCGAAGAGTTCGTTAGCAACCACATGTACGCTAACAATCAGTGCCAGTTGCTAGGGATTCCCGGAGGATCAGAAACAG CCACTTATGTTGCACAGTCATTACCAAGCGGCCAAGAGATTACCAGAGACGATGGTCTGATCGTGCTACACCTTGACGACAACATGAACAT ctCGGATATAATACAAACCCCAAGCCCAGTGCGAGATGAACAAGATTGTGATCGTCAGGCGGCAGAAAAGAAGCCGATGTTAAAAG GGAATAAAAGCACACTGAAAAGGAAAGGAGAAAGAACGGAGGATTTGTACGAACTTGAGGAGCAGCGCTTGAACGctgaattaaaatcatttagGGCCTAA
- the LOC128244090 gene encoding uncharacterized protein LOC128244090 produces the protein MDNGSKRAPNWTEAEKSYCLELISVESDVLFGTFRGATQGGKLKKTAWEGVCKKLNASGMVTNMRSVDEIKTMWRNAKGRVKEKVDKSKMTGAGVIEPLTACEEFVSNHMYANNQCQLLGIPGGSETATYVAQSLPSGQEITRDDGLIVLHLDDNMNM, from the exons ATGGACAATGGAAGCAAAAGAGCTCCCAACTGGACAGAAGCAGAGAAAAGCTACTGCCTCGAGCTGATATCAGTCGAGTCTGATGTACTGTTCGGAACATTTCGAGGGGCCACACAAGGTGGCAAGCTAAAAAAAACAGCCTGGGAAGGCGTTTGTAAAAAGCTTAATGC CTCTGGTATGGTTACGAACATGAGGAGTGTTGACGAGATTAAGACGATGTGGAGAAACGCAAAAGGACGAG TAAAAGAAAAGGtagataaaagtaaaatgacTGGTGCTGGTGTGATTGAGCCCCTAACAGCATGCGAAGAGTTCGTTAGCAACCACATGTACGCTAACAATCAGTGCCAGTTGCTAGGGATTCCCGGAGGATCAGAAACAG CCACTTATGTTGCACAGTCATTACCAAGCGGCCAAGAGATAACCAGAGACGATGGTCTGATCGTGCTACACCTTGACGACAACATGAACATGTAA